A genomic region of Microbacterium schleiferi contains the following coding sequences:
- the menD gene encoding 2-succinyl-5-enolpyruvyl-6-hydroxy-3-cyclohexene-1-carboxylic-acid synthase: MSPAGPAAPRDGHPVNDPNGGGTRSPATDAAAALLDQLIARGVRDIVLSPGSRSQALALAAADAEERGLLRLHVRIDERVAGFTALGIGRETRMPAAVVCTSGTAVANLAPAVLEAHHSGVPLLLLTADRPPELRGVGANQTTRQAGIFAPNTRFDLDVPTPTEIDDTGDSDQSVTLREIADRAVSAALGDEVRPAGPVHLNLPFREPLAGTLPPWWSADAGDDGDRADATANDEQSGALYQGGGGIGDADDVVVTDEATHVLARGIRTIVVAGEGAGARAEALAWDGGWPLIAEIVSGARFGRHLVSSYRELLRVPELSEPIERVIVLGHPTLARETIALLSRDDVEVIALRGPGETVNLNGATAAVSALAAAPVAEATAEAIAADRAWLGAWMRASREASVDLSAPAPDAAALASVDPQVRLGAISAELAVVRHKLDRASLVDAVWRATWPHDRLVFGSSRLVRVADAVLPGKKVAVHANRGLAGIDGTVATALGVAIASQAEGAPGVTRVLLGDLALLHDVGSLLLAPGETAPRIQVIVGNDSGGTIFDGLEVAALGSPAQRDRVLYTPQNVDIAALAAAYGWTYARVDTRIGLDQALTAPIAGPHLIEVPLPR; encoded by the coding sequence ATGAGCCCCGCGGGACCCGCGGCGCCGCGTGACGGACATCCGGTGAACGACCCGAACGGCGGGGGCACCCGTTCGCCCGCGACCGATGCTGCCGCAGCCCTGCTTGACCAGCTGATCGCGCGGGGCGTCCGCGACATCGTGCTCAGCCCCGGCTCGCGCTCTCAGGCTCTCGCGCTCGCGGCTGCCGACGCCGAGGAGCGAGGGCTTCTGCGACTGCACGTTCGCATCGATGAGCGGGTCGCCGGCTTCACCGCCCTCGGTATCGGCCGAGAGACGCGGATGCCCGCCGCGGTGGTCTGCACCTCCGGCACGGCGGTCGCAAACCTCGCGCCCGCCGTCCTCGAGGCTCACCATTCCGGCGTGCCGCTGCTGCTGCTGACTGCTGACCGGCCGCCGGAGCTGCGGGGCGTCGGTGCCAACCAGACGACCCGCCAGGCAGGGATTTTCGCCCCGAACACGCGGTTCGATCTCGATGTGCCGACCCCGACCGAGATCGATGACACCGGAGACAGCGACCAGTCGGTGACGCTGCGGGAGATCGCCGACCGAGCCGTGAGTGCGGCGCTCGGCGACGAGGTTCGTCCCGCCGGCCCCGTCCACCTCAATCTTCCGTTCCGTGAGCCGCTGGCCGGGACCCTGCCGCCCTGGTGGTCAGCGGATGCCGGCGACGACGGTGACCGGGCGGATGCGACAGCCAACGACGAGCAGTCGGGCGCGCTCTACCAGGGCGGTGGGGGCATCGGGGATGCCGACGACGTGGTTGTGACCGACGAGGCGACGCACGTCCTCGCGCGCGGCATCCGCACGATCGTGGTCGCCGGCGAGGGGGCTGGCGCCCGTGCCGAGGCCCTCGCATGGGACGGCGGATGGCCTCTGATCGCGGAGATCGTCAGCGGGGCGCGGTTCGGGCGGCATCTCGTGTCCTCCTACCGCGAACTCCTCCGTGTGCCGGAACTGAGCGAGCCGATCGAGCGCGTCATCGTGCTCGGGCATCCCACCCTCGCGCGGGAGACCATCGCGCTGCTGTCTCGCGACGACGTCGAGGTGATCGCGCTGCGGGGACCGGGAGAGACCGTGAACCTCAATGGCGCGACAGCGGCGGTGTCGGCCCTTGCCGCGGCCCCCGTGGCAGAGGCGACGGCGGAGGCGATCGCGGCCGACCGTGCGTGGCTGGGAGCGTGGATGCGCGCATCGCGCGAGGCATCCGTGGATCTGTCGGCGCCCGCCCCCGATGCGGCGGCTCTCGCTTCGGTCGACCCGCAGGTGCGGTTGGGGGCGATCTCGGCAGAGCTCGCGGTCGTGCGACACAAACTCGACCGGGCATCCCTCGTCGATGCGGTGTGGCGGGCGACGTGGCCCCACGATCGCCTCGTGTTCGGCTCCTCCCGTCTCGTGCGGGTCGCCGATGCGGTGCTCCCGGGCAAGAAAGTCGCCGTGCACGCCAACCGGGGACTGGCCGGGATCGACGGGACGGTGGCGACGGCGCTCGGTGTCGCCATCGCCAGCCAGGCCGAAGGTGCCCCGGGCGTCACTCGGGTGCTGCTGGGCGATCTCGCGCTGCTCCACGACGTGGGTTCGCTGCTGCTGGCACCGGGGGAGACGGCGCCGCGCATTCAGGTGATCGTCGGTAACGACTCCGGCGGCACGATCTTCGATGGCCTCGAAGTGGCGGCGCTCGGATCTCCGGCGCAGCGTGACCGCGTGCTCTACACGCCCCAGAACGTCGACATCGCAGCGCTGGCAGCGGCCTACGGATGGACCTACGCGCGAGTCGACACCAGGATCGGACTGGATCAGGCGTTGACGGCACCAATTGCCGGTCCGCACCTGATCGAAGTGCCGCTCCCGCGCTGA
- a CDS encoding PLD nuclease N-terminal domain-containing protein, with protein MGDVPRVLLILALVATAFWVYTIVDCAVQPPTRHRGVSKPLWIVIVLLLPVIGGVLWLLVGRARRARVQATRAPDDDPEFLGRIGSISDQDERIRRLEEELALLDAEEALSAPTDDDDAADHEAASTPRDDDDEPRGTRGAA; from the coding sequence ATGGGGGATGTGCCCCGCGTGCTGTTGATTCTGGCGTTGGTGGCGACCGCGTTCTGGGTCTACACCATCGTCGATTGTGCTGTGCAGCCGCCGACCCGGCACCGCGGAGTGAGCAAGCCGCTGTGGATCGTCATCGTGTTGCTGCTCCCCGTGATCGGTGGAGTGCTCTGGCTGCTTGTCGGCCGGGCGCGACGGGCGCGGGTGCAGGCCACCCGCGCACCGGATGACGACCCGGAGTTCCTGGGGCGCATCGGCTCCATCTCCGACCAGGACGAGCGCATTCGTCGGCTCGAAGAAGAGCTTGCGCTGCTGGATGCCGAAGAGGCGCTGAGCGCCCCGACGGATGATGACGACGCGGCCGATCACGAAGCGGCATCCACCCCCCGTGATGACGACGATGAGCCCCGCGGGACCCGCGGCGCCGCGTGA
- a CDS encoding DUF4229 domain-containing protein produces MNARSFWLYTVLRILFFLVPFGILMLLPIGREFYWLSAIFAALIGLSLSVLFLRRPLDEVSASLAERRARRADPTDEQVEDSAFGGSPAEGPEQDAAVSAGEGPEEESSEGERRS; encoded by the coding sequence GTGAACGCGCGTTCCTTCTGGCTGTACACGGTGCTGCGCATCCTGTTCTTCCTTGTTCCCTTCGGCATCCTGATGCTGCTTCCCATCGGCCGGGAGTTCTACTGGCTGTCGGCGATCTTCGCGGCACTGATCGGCCTGAGCCTGTCGGTGCTGTTCCTGCGTCGACCGCTCGACGAGGTGTCAGCGTCGCTCGCCGAACGCCGGGCACGCCGCGCGGACCCGACCGACGAGCAGGTCGAGGATTCTGCGTTCGGAGGTTCCCCCGCGGAGGGCCCGGAGCAGGACGCTGCTGTGTCAGCCGGCGAAGGCCCAGAAGAGGAAAGCTCCGAAGGCGAGCGACGTTCCTGA
- a CDS encoding 1,4-dihydroxy-2-naphthoate polyprenyltransferase, which produces MAAPSKKKRSRSRTKPHPGSTNHPRRDHRSPVAQTKPATLRDWIGAARLRTLPLAVTPILIGSGAALLIERPLHWVIALACLVVAVGLQIGVNYANDYSDGIRGTDAYRVGPARLTGAGKAKPRTVLIVALVFFAIAGAAGLAITIRTEQWWLIAVGAACILAAWFYTGGKRPYGYAGLGELFVFIFFGLVATLGTTWVQVLALPQEAWFGAVGAGLLACAVLLANNLRDIDQDRVAGKRTLTVVIGRRATQVLFTVFVLVPFGIAGYLAFFYPIAWLTAMALLLALPAILIVWTYRQPRELVIALALTSGTSLAFGAFLFWAFAG; this is translated from the coding sequence GTGGCAGCACCATCCAAGAAGAAACGCTCGCGGTCTCGCACGAAGCCGCACCCGGGGTCGACAAACCACCCGCGCCGGGACCACCGCTCGCCGGTTGCCCAGACCAAGCCCGCGACCCTCCGCGACTGGATCGGCGCGGCCCGTCTGCGGACTCTTCCGCTGGCTGTCACGCCGATCCTCATCGGTTCGGGCGCCGCGCTCCTGATCGAGCGCCCGCTGCACTGGGTCATCGCGCTCGCGTGCCTGGTCGTCGCCGTCGGGCTCCAGATCGGCGTGAACTACGCGAACGACTACAGCGACGGCATCCGCGGCACCGACGCCTACCGTGTGGGGCCTGCCCGGTTGACCGGCGCCGGGAAAGCGAAGCCGCGCACGGTTCTGATCGTCGCGCTCGTCTTCTTCGCGATCGCGGGAGCGGCGGGCCTGGCCATCACGATCCGGACCGAGCAGTGGTGGCTCATCGCGGTCGGGGCCGCCTGTATCCTCGCCGCCTGGTTCTACACCGGCGGCAAGCGCCCCTACGGCTATGCCGGACTGGGGGAGCTCTTCGTCTTCATCTTCTTCGGCCTTGTCGCCACCCTCGGCACAACCTGGGTGCAGGTTCTCGCGCTGCCGCAGGAGGCCTGGTTCGGGGCCGTCGGTGCGGGCCTGCTCGCGTGCGCCGTGCTCCTGGCGAACAACCTGCGTGACATCGACCAGGACCGCGTCGCAGGCAAGCGCACGCTCACGGTCGTGATCGGCCGTCGCGCGACACAGGTCCTTTTCACGGTGTTCGTGCTCGTCCCATTCGGGATCGCGGGCTATCTCGCGTTCTTCTACCCGATCGCGTGGTTGACAGCGATGGCGTTGCTGCTGGCGCTGCCGGCGATTCTCATCGTGTGGACCTACCGCCAGCCGCGCGAGCTCGTGATCGCGCTCGCGCTGACGTCAGGAACGTCGCTCGCCTTCGGAGCTTTCCTCTTCTGGGCCTTCGCCGGCTGA
- a CDS encoding class I adenylate-forming enzyme family protein: MTGRRDNVIVSGGINVSLDRVERVIRTVPGLEAAVVIPVEDARWGEASVVVIERDAGSAAAPVNDAFAEARRRVEREIGVAARPRELVTLTRMPLLASGKPDRMLLREQITTP, encoded by the coding sequence GTGACCGGGCGTCGCGACAACGTGATCGTCAGCGGCGGCATCAATGTGTCTCTTGACCGGGTCGAACGCGTCATACGAACCGTGCCCGGGCTTGAGGCCGCTGTCGTGATTCCGGTCGAGGATGCCCGCTGGGGAGAGGCATCCGTCGTCGTGATCGAACGGGATGCGGGCTCGGCCGCCGCGCCGGTGAATGACGCGTTCGCCGAGGCGCGTCGCCGTGTCGAACGGGAGATCGGAGTGGCGGCGCGACCCCGGGAGCTCGTCACGCTCACCCGGATGCCGCTCCTGGCCTCGGGCAAGCCTGACCGGATGCTGCTCCGCGAGCAGATCACGACGCCCTAG
- a CDS encoding AMP-binding protein: MTNRSQDDTPAEATRRLIRLSSACKRDTDALMTALREALAEPPGGDQEPAVIVETSGSSGYPKAVVLPISSLRASAEATAARIGAGSWVLALEQAYVAGLQVLVRSILAGTDPVVIPASFTAAEFVVAAARIDEPRYTSLVPAQLARLLDAADDTAVAECLRGFAAILVGGQALPATEADRAAALGIRIVRTYGSSETSGGCVYDGVPLPGWRCGSWTGRCRSRARSSRADTSTTTREPRRLSSRMPPAPAGTGPATSARSTVSSG, encoded by the coding sequence GTGACGAACCGATCGCAGGATGACACGCCGGCGGAGGCGACCCGGCGGCTGATCCGGCTGAGTTCAGCCTGCAAACGGGACACGGATGCGCTCATGACCGCGTTGCGCGAGGCGCTCGCCGAGCCCCCAGGAGGAGACCAAGAGCCGGCGGTGATCGTCGAGACTTCGGGATCCTCCGGCTACCCGAAAGCCGTCGTCCTCCCGATCTCGTCCCTGCGCGCGAGCGCCGAGGCAACGGCGGCCCGCATCGGCGCCGGAAGCTGGGTGCTCGCGCTCGAACAGGCCTACGTCGCCGGGCTCCAGGTGCTCGTGCGCAGCATCCTCGCGGGAACGGACCCGGTCGTCATCCCCGCCTCGTTCACGGCCGCCGAGTTTGTCGTGGCGGCGGCGAGAATCGACGAACCGCGCTACACCTCGCTCGTGCCGGCTCAGCTTGCCCGGCTGCTGGATGCCGCTGATGACACCGCGGTCGCCGAGTGCCTGCGGGGGTTTGCCGCGATCCTCGTCGGTGGGCAGGCGTTGCCGGCCACCGAGGCAGACCGTGCCGCCGCTCTCGGCATCCGGATCGTGCGGACGTACGGGTCGAGCGAGACCAGCGGCGGGTGCGTGTACGACGGCGTTCCGCTCCCCGGGTGGCGGTGCGGATCGTGGACGGGGAGGTGCAGATCTCGGGCCCGGTCCTCGCGAGCGGATACCTCGACGACGACGCGCGAACCGCGCAGGCTTTCGTCACGGATGCCGCCGGCTCCCGCTGGTACCGGACCGGCGACGTCGGCACGTTCGACGGTGTCCTCCGGGTGA
- a CDS encoding 1,4-dihydroxy-2-naphthoyl-CoA synthase produces MSVSELFDTDAWVPAPGSEGYTDITSHVSPDGRIARIAFDRPKVRNAFRPHTVDELYRALDIARQDAKIGVVLLTGNGPSPKDGGWAFCSGGDQRIRGRDGYTYAADDATVPDPARSGRLHILEVQRLIRFMPKVVIAVIPGWAAGGGHSLHVVCDLSIASREHGRFKQTDADVGSFDAGYGSAYFARQIGQKFAREVFFLAEEYSAQRAYEMGAVNRVVDHADLEREAIAMARTILTKSPTAIRMLKFAFNAVDDGMVGQQVFAGEATRLAYGTDEAVEGRDSFLQKRDPDWSPYPWHY; encoded by the coding sequence GTGAGCGTCTCCGAGCTGTTCGACACGGATGCCTGGGTCCCCGCACCCGGTTCCGAGGGGTATACCGACATCACCTCGCATGTCTCGCCCGACGGGCGGATCGCGCGCATCGCGTTCGACCGGCCCAAGGTGCGCAACGCCTTTCGTCCCCACACCGTCGACGAGCTCTACCGCGCGCTCGACATCGCCCGGCAGGACGCGAAGATCGGCGTCGTGCTGCTGACGGGCAACGGTCCGAGCCCGAAGGACGGCGGCTGGGCGTTCTGCTCGGGTGGTGACCAACGCATCCGGGGTCGCGATGGCTACACCTACGCCGCCGATGACGCGACAGTACCCGACCCGGCCCGCTCGGGACGCCTCCACATCCTCGAGGTGCAGCGCCTCATCCGGTTCATGCCGAAGGTCGTCATCGCGGTGATCCCGGGGTGGGCGGCTGGCGGCGGCCATTCGCTGCACGTCGTGTGCGACCTGTCTATCGCGAGCCGCGAGCACGGGCGTTTCAAGCAGACGGATGCCGATGTTGGCTCGTTCGATGCGGGCTACGGGTCCGCGTATTTCGCGCGGCAGATCGGCCAGAAGTTCGCGCGCGAGGTGTTCTTCCTCGCTGAGGAGTATTCGGCTCAGCGCGCGTATGAGATGGGTGCGGTCAACCGCGTCGTCGACCACGCCGACCTCGAGCGGGAGGCGATCGCGATGGCGCGCACGATCCTCACGAAGTCGCCGACCGCAATCCGGATGCTGAAGTTCGCGTTCAACGCGGTCGATGACGGCATGGTCGGGCAGCAGGTGTTCGCGGGGGAGGCGACCCGACTCGCGTACGGCACCGACGAGGCCGTTGAGGGGCGTGATTCCTTCCTGCAGAAGCGCGATCCCGACTGGTCGCCCTACCCGTGGCACTACTGA
- a CDS encoding glucose-6-phosphate dehydrogenase, translating into MQIRTSSDWRDALPFETPVLASEAMPGDASRCARCPADTPPRERTELWAVKHRHPNNHAGFVRLYCREHRPAIAPPPPAVSSTGPARSRKSSAPRAPRATRATPAVPERVAAVCGDCFVEVPASGICGVCGERVS; encoded by the coding sequence ATGCAGATCAGGACGTCGTCCGACTGGCGGGATGCTCTCCCGTTTGAGACCCCGGTGCTCGCCTCGGAGGCGATGCCCGGCGACGCGAGTCGATGCGCCCGCTGCCCCGCCGACACTCCCCCTCGTGAGCGCACGGAGCTGTGGGCGGTCAAGCACCGTCATCCGAACAACCACGCGGGTTTCGTCCGGCTGTACTGCCGCGAGCACCGGCCCGCGATCGCACCGCCGCCTCCCGCCGTCTCTTCCACGGGTCCCGCGCGGTCGCGCAAGAGTTCCGCGCCCCGCGCTCCCCGCGCGACACGCGCAACCCCGGCGGTGCCCGAGCGGGTCGCCGCCGTCTGCGGAGACTGCTTCGTCGAAGTTCCCGCGAGCGGAATCTGCGGCGTCTGCGGCGAGCGCGTCAGCTGA
- a CDS encoding LLM class F420-dependent oxidoreductase, protein MPLLETPVRIGVQVRPQHVSYAQIRDAVLWLEDFGVDIAFNWDHFYPLSGDPDGAHFESWTMLGAWAEQTERIEFGALVNCNSYRNADLQADMARTVDHISAKGGAAGRFIFGTGSGWFEKDYEQYGYEFGTAGSRLDDLAESMRRIEARWDVLNPAPTRKIPVMIGGAGEQKTLRLVARHADIWHSFVKPDAVTHKLGVLEEWAQKEQRDLSTLTVSNEIGARETDEVEALYDAGVRLFTLGLDGPEWNFDTVKRWVSWRDAKNAA, encoded by the coding sequence ATGCCACTTCTCGAGACTCCCGTGCGGATCGGCGTGCAGGTCCGTCCGCAACACGTCAGCTACGCACAGATTCGCGACGCCGTTCTCTGGTTGGAGGACTTCGGCGTCGACATCGCCTTCAACTGGGATCACTTCTACCCCCTGTCCGGTGACCCGGATGGCGCGCACTTCGAGTCGTGGACGATGCTCGGCGCCTGGGCGGAGCAGACCGAGCGCATCGAGTTCGGGGCGCTGGTGAACTGCAACAGCTACCGCAACGCCGACCTGCAGGCCGACATGGCCCGGACGGTGGATCACATCAGCGCCAAGGGCGGCGCTGCGGGACGGTTCATCTTCGGGACCGGATCGGGCTGGTTCGAGAAGGACTACGAGCAGTACGGCTATGAGTTCGGCACCGCCGGCTCACGACTCGATGACCTCGCCGAGAGCATGCGGCGCATCGAAGCGCGGTGGGACGTGCTCAATCCCGCACCGACCCGCAAGATTCCGGTGATGATCGGCGGGGCCGGTGAGCAGAAGACGCTGCGTCTCGTGGCTCGCCACGCTGACATCTGGCACAGCTTCGTGAAGCCGGATGCCGTGACACACAAGCTCGGTGTGCTCGAGGAGTGGGCGCAGAAGGAGCAGCGCGACCTGTCGACCCTGACGGTCTCGAACGAGATCGGTGCGCGGGAGACCGATGAGGTGGAGGCGCTCTACGACGCCGGGGTGCGGCTGTTCACGCTCGGCTTGGATGGCCCGGAATGGAACTTCGACACCGTCAAGCGGTGGGTCTCGTGGCGCGACGCGAAGAACGCCGCGTGA
- a CDS encoding o-succinylbenzoate synthase, translating to MDAAVHVPLLPPLEDLRESAHVVSLPLVTRFRGVEHREAMLLRGPAGWTEFSPFVEYDDGEASAWLAAAIDFGWHSTPVARRREIRVNATVPAVAPDAVAAVLARFDGCRTVKVKVAESGGTLADDVARVRAVREAMGPLGRIRVDANGAWNLDEAEHAIHALAEFDLEYVEQPCTSLDELRELRRRIRYMGVPVAADESVRKADDPLAVARAGAADLLVIKAQPLGGIHRALTLVAEAGLPVVVSSALDTSVGLAMGAALAAALPDLDYDCGLGTAALLAADVTTQPLRPEHGTIPVGRPEVDESAVNAYAAPAARRRWWEERLTRCHALLAASV from the coding sequence ATGGACGCCGCTGTGCACGTGCCGCTCCTTCCGCCGCTGGAGGACCTGCGCGAGAGCGCGCACGTCGTATCGCTGCCACTGGTCACGAGGTTTCGCGGCGTCGAGCACCGCGAAGCGATGCTGCTGCGCGGACCGGCAGGGTGGACCGAGTTCTCGCCCTTCGTGGAATACGACGATGGGGAGGCGAGCGCGTGGCTGGCCGCCGCAATCGACTTCGGCTGGCACAGCACACCGGTAGCCCGCCGCCGCGAGATCCGGGTGAACGCGACGGTCCCGGCCGTCGCACCGGATGCCGTGGCCGCGGTGCTGGCGCGATTCGATGGATGCCGCACTGTCAAGGTCAAGGTCGCCGAGTCCGGCGGGACACTCGCCGATGATGTCGCCCGCGTGCGCGCCGTGCGCGAAGCGATGGGGCCGCTCGGCCGCATCCGTGTCGACGCGAATGGAGCGTGGAACCTCGACGAGGCAGAGCACGCCATCCACGCTCTCGCGGAGTTCGATCTGGAATACGTCGAACAGCCCTGCACGAGCCTCGACGAGCTGCGGGAGTTGCGGCGCCGCATCCGCTACATGGGAGTGCCGGTCGCCGCCGACGAGAGCGTGCGCAAGGCCGATGATCCCCTCGCTGTCGCGCGCGCCGGCGCGGCCGACCTGCTCGTCATCAAAGCGCAGCCGCTGGGCGGCATCCACCGCGCCCTGACCCTCGTCGCCGAGGCGGGGCTCCCAGTGGTCGTCTCGAGCGCACTCGACACGTCAGTGGGACTGGCGATGGGCGCGGCCCTCGCTGCAGCCCTCCCCGACCTCGACTACGACTGCGGGTTAGGTACCGCTGCACTTCTGGCTGCCGACGTCACGACGCAGCCGCTGCGACCGGAGCACGGCACGATCCCTGTCGGCCGGCCCGAGGTCGATGAGTCCGCCGTGAACGCGTATGCCGCGCCCGCCGCTCGGCGACGGTGGTGGGAGGAGCGCCTCACGCGGTGCCACGCGCTGCTGGCGGCATCCGTCTGA
- a CDS encoding TetR/AcrR family transcriptional regulator encodes MPSDEASARRFLEAIDGIVPEEARGRERTKARLMRAAYEVFAESGLDGASVEDICERAGFTRGAFYSNFSTKDELFFELVRAVTDRKLEAVSARVDGLRAQDAALTPTELVQNVLEGTVEGLLDVVLMSEIRLRAMRDDETAQAYLAWEESLIDRVRRMIEDLASSYNLRLRLPPRDFARLVLTVWEDALISAAIERRDYDQLRVRAESRTQQLAIALVDPAS; translated from the coding sequence GTGCCCTCAGACGAGGCATCCGCTCGTCGCTTCCTGGAAGCGATCGACGGCATCGTGCCCGAGGAAGCGCGAGGGCGGGAGCGCACGAAAGCGCGGCTCATGCGGGCTGCGTACGAGGTGTTCGCCGAGTCCGGCCTCGACGGCGCGTCGGTCGAGGACATCTGCGAGCGCGCGGGTTTCACGCGCGGTGCGTTCTACTCCAATTTCTCCACGAAGGACGAGCTGTTCTTCGAACTCGTGCGGGCCGTCACCGACCGCAAACTCGAGGCGGTCTCGGCGCGCGTCGACGGACTGCGTGCTCAGGATGCGGCGCTTACGCCCACGGAGCTCGTTCAGAACGTCCTGGAAGGCACGGTCGAGGGGCTCTTGGACGTCGTGCTCATGAGCGAGATCCGGTTGCGCGCCATGCGCGATGACGAGACGGCGCAGGCCTACCTCGCATGGGAGGAGAGTCTCATCGACCGGGTTCGGCGGATGATCGAAGATCTCGCGAGTTCGTACAACCTTCGGCTGCGGCTTCCCCCTCGTGATTTCGCTCGCCTCGTGCTCACGGTCTGGGAAGACGCGCTGATCAGCGCGGCGATTGAACGGCGCGACTATGACCAGTTGCGGGTGCGAGCAGAGTCGCGCACGCAGCAGCTCGCGATCGCTCTCGTCGACCCGGCATCCTGA